From Candidatus Methylomirabilota bacterium, one genomic window encodes:
- a CDS encoding amidohydrolase family protein, with translation YDLVLRGVTALTADAARPVIEDAVIGVRGDRITFLAGAREAPSPLRATRVLALDGRVVTPGFVNVHTHAILTMVRGRAEDMGFAPAYTPGVPRGSDVDPDEARALARLGALEAMLFGSTLINDTYVHADATVEAMAEVGLRVYTCGRIHDVDFRTVADGRWDHDDAIGEQTLGAAVALAERWQGKAEGRIGVQLSPHAPDTCSDVLLRKVAEAGRTLGLRVNIHLAQSRVEVERVRQRSGRSPVEVVADAGLLDDRLIAAHCIFLTPADIVRVGRAGVTVAHVPKGNATGGMLAPTPRLRRAGARLALGTDNMHADMIEVMRWALAVARIQEGAVTEEWQPGVALEMATVEGARAMGLAGELGTLAVGKKADLVVVDFRRPHLTPCLSPLGNLVHTAQGRDVEMVVVDGRIVVEGGRATLVDEEEIRRHAAAAAKRLWERVGTPG, from the coding sequence TACGATCTGGTGCTGCGCGGGGTCACCGCGCTCACCGCCGACGCGGCCCGACCCGTCATCGAGGACGCCGTGATCGGCGTCCGGGGGGACCGGATCACCTTCCTGGCGGGCGCCCGGGAGGCGCCGTCGCCTCTGCGCGCCACCCGCGTTCTCGCCCTGGACGGGCGGGTCGTGACGCCGGGGTTCGTGAACGTCCACACCCACGCGATCCTCACCATGGTCCGGGGTCGGGCGGAAGACATGGGCTTCGCCCCGGCCTACACGCCCGGGGTCCCGCGGGGGAGCGACGTCGATCCCGACGAGGCCCGCGCGCTGGCGCGGCTGGGGGCGCTCGAGGCCATGCTGTTCGGCTCGACCCTCATCAACGATACGTACGTCCACGCCGACGCGACAGTCGAGGCCATGGCCGAGGTGGGGCTGCGGGTCTACACCTGCGGGCGCATCCACGACGTGGACTTCCGGACGGTCGCCGACGGCCGCTGGGACCACGACGACGCGATCGGGGAGCAAACGCTGGGGGCGGCGGTGGCGCTGGCCGAGCGATGGCAGGGGAAGGCCGAGGGCCGCATCGGCGTCCAGCTGAGCCCGCATGCCCCCGACACCTGCTCAGACGTCCTGCTCCGAAAGGTCGCCGAGGCCGGCCGGACCCTCGGCCTCCGCGTGAACATCCATCTCGCGCAGAGCCGGGTCGAGGTGGAGCGGGTCCGCCAGCGGAGTGGCCGGAGCCCGGTCGAGGTGGTGGCTGACGCGGGTCTCCTGGACGACCGTCTCATCGCCGCTCACTGCATCTTCCTGACCCCGGCCGACATCGTCCGGGTCGGACGGGCCGGGGTGACCGTCGCCCACGTCCCCAAGGGAAACGCGACCGGAGGCATGCTGGCGCCCACCCCCAGGCTGCGTCGCGCCGGGGCGCGGCTGGCTCTCGGAACCGACAACATGCACGCCGACATGATCGAGGTGATGCGCTGGGCGCTCGCGGTGGCGCGTATCCAGGAAGGCGCCGTCACCGAGGAGTGGCAGCCCGGGGTGGCGCTGGAGATGGCGACCGTCGAGGGTGCCCGGGCCATGGGGCTCGCCGGCGAGCTCGGCACGCTGGCGGTCGGGAAGAAAGCGGACCTCGTGGTCGTGGACTTTCGGCGTCCCCACCTCACCCCATGCCTGAGTCCGCTGGGGAACCTCGTCCACACGGCCCAGGGGCGGGACGTCGAGATGGTCGTCGTGGACGGCCGGATCGTCGTGGAAGGGGGCCGGGCGACGCTGGTGGACGAGGAAGAGATCCGGCGTCACGCTGCCGCCGCGGCGAAGCGGCTCTGGGAGCGCGTCGGCACACCGGGGTAG